The Cylindrospermum stagnale PCC 7417 genome segment CGCTAGATTAGCCATTATATAACGGTTTCACAAGCTAAGGTAGTCCTAGCTGCGATTGCCGACCGCGTGGTGTAACTGATGGCGCAAAGCGCCAGCTTTCTAGTTCTCGCTATTACCTGATTTCACCTCACAAATCTAGCTATTGCTAGATGCTAAAGTCCTCTCGTTTGCTTTAATCTGACGATTGTTGAAACAAGAGCTAGACCAGTGGATACCATATTAAAGCGATCGCATGAACTCAAACAAGCCTTGGTCGATTTTGTCTTGGATGCAGAAGGTGAACTCGCACAAGCGCTAGAAACCTATGCAGCTAAACAGTTCCGCCGTGGTTCTGGGGATAGCACCCAGCAAAACTTAACCATTGATAGCTTTATTACAGAAGGAAAAATCGCTGATTCCTCACCGCTGGAGTTGTTTGTTAACAGCCATCCTGAGTTAACAGAGAGCGATCGCGATCTGATTAAAAGCTGGCATGATAGTTTTATCGGCTTATTTGCGATCGTTAATACCCTACCCGATGGCTTTGAGTTGATGAACTGGCTAACAGACAAACACTATATTGTCAAGCCAAACAATCCCCAAACACTACAAGAATTATCTCGCCTAAAGACCGGAGAAATATTACTAACCCGCATTTCACCCGTTACCGAAAGCTATTGGACATTTTCTGGACCCTACACACAGATGGGTAAACTCGGAAAACCAAAACTTGCTGTAGCAATTGGTAACTTTAAAGAAAACCATAAACATAATCTTTATAGTGATGCTCCAGAATTGCTAGAATTAGCTTGGCAGTCTGTCATCCAATATCATCAGCAGTTTGTAGACTTTTTTGGCAGTGATGAAATTACACTACCTGGATATCAACTAAATAAAAAAATTGCTGATTTTCAACAAGTAATTACTGATAAACATTTAGCCGCAGCAGGAATTGATACTTCTAAATCTCTCGCAGAAATGGCAGAACAAGCTGGAGTTGGAGAAGAAGAAATCACAGCCGCAGCGAAAGAGCTTGGTGCTGACTCCGACACAGTTTCCCAGGTATTTAATAGCAGCAAGAATAAAATGGTGACGCCAAAGGTCGATTTACCCCCTGAACTCAAAAAAGCAGAACAGGTAACGGCGCTTTCTCATCCTCGTTGGGGGCAAATGTTTTTACCAACCTACAGTAAAATCCAGACCATTTTATCAGCCCAGGACGGTGAAAGTGTTGAAGGTAGCGAAAAACTGATTCGCTATTATCTCGAAGACAAAAGTATTAACGCTTTTATCTGGCATCGTTTAGCCGAAAAGTACCCAACGCAGTTAGAAAAGGTTTTACAAACTTTTCTGCAACGTCCAGACTTTCGCCTTGAAAGTGAATTAGACGCGCTTTTACAAGAATATCATAAACCCATTGAACCAGAGTTACCAGAAATTGCCAGTGTCCCTGAACATCTGCACAATTTATTTCAAGAAGCCGTAGCCGAAGTTAATAAATCTCAGTCTAAAACCAAGACACAGAAAAAACCAGCCAAAGGTTTTCGTTAAATTTGTCCATTATGATTTTCTTGTGGAACAGGCGTCTCGCCTGTTATGGGCGGGCGTTAGCGTAGCGGCACGTAGTGCGACGCCCACCCCACAAGAGCTAGATTTTATGGCAAGAGGCTGGGAATGCCTACTTTAGGGCTGCCGCCTTCCGTATCGGCGGCAGAGCCGTACTGATTGCATTAAGAGTCGGAGACTGGGAACGAGATAATTCTGAAACATGGTATGGTGTATTGTAGAACGTATTATTAAAAACAGTACTTACTAGAACTTGGTTTGGGTAATGTAACTAGGGTATATCGTCCACAATTCATCATCACAAAACAATCTATGCGTGAGATAAAACCTTGGACTACTAGCTTAGTAGTCGTAATATCTATTATTGCAACTGCAATAGGCGTTTACAATTTTGAGTGGTTCTTAAACAGTACCTGTTTAATAGATACGATGCCTAGCAAAAGTAAACACTGTAAGTAGTCGCCCTAGCTAAGTAAACTTACGTTTTGAGAAAAAATGGTAAATATGATTTTTGGTTTTATTTCTTGAATATCCTAGAGATGGTGCGTTAGGGAACGCACCCTACGGTTGGGTTTTGGGTTAGGGAACGCAGCCGTGGGGTGGTTTGTGCGTTCCCGGAATTGTCTATTGAGGTGGTTGGGTAGAAACTGTTAGGACTTGGGGCGGTGAGGCGTCTGGGGGATAGAGAAAATCTACGTCTACTAAAGAGCGATCGCCTGCTTTCATCTTTAATAGTACCAACGGTTCCCCTGGTTGACCCCTTTTTTGGACTAAATGCACAAATTTGGTTTGCACCTGTCCTTGTTCATCTTTATAACGTACCCGCACCGAACCCCGGAAAAAGACTTGACGGGCTGGTGTAGTAAAAAAGCGTAACCCTGATTTCGTCAACTGGTCTTCTTTCAGTGGCGTTTGCACAGATATACTCACAGTCTGCGGATTTTGAGTATTGTTATATAGCGGCAATTTGAGACTATATTGAATTCCATAATTACCGTGAGCGCGATAAGCTGTATCAGGATAGCGCACCAACATCGATGCACTCTGAATTTGTCCGGTTCCCAAGGTGCCGCCATGCAGTGTGCTTAAGGCGTAAGAATAAGCTTGGCCAGGTTGAGGAATTGTCAAAGATTTAGCTTTTGGACTATCGACTAAAAAAGCTCGCCACTGAGAACCACCAGCTACTCCAGCTACACGCCCATAAATTCTTGGTTTACCTGTTTCCTCTAGGGGAGTGGGTACTTTATCTCGTGGGGTAGACAAATCACCGTTATTTAGTAAATTTTGCCATTCTTCGAGATTAGGGGCACGTTCGCTACCATCGGCATTTGCCCTAGCAAACATCGCTAAACTAGCTGCATAGATAGTGCCATTACTCCGCAGTCGCATTAATGTAGAACGACCATTGAGCGGCGGTGTCAGTCCAAGGACGGGAATTGGCAGATTCATTAACATCTGACTTTGTCCCGGTGGAATGACTATTTGAGACGGGAAAATCTCTTGTCGCTTTCCTCTCAGGATATCAGACATGGCGCGATCGCCTGGCCCAGCAAAAATTGTCCCCAAAGCATTGGGGCTAAATGAGGGTAACTGAATAAATGGGGCATCCGGTTGACTTAAATAACTCGCCGCCTGCAAGATATTCACAGTTACAGTTTCCGAACTAGGGTTATGGAGAATTATCCCTAAATATAGCGATCGCAAATTATCGGCTGGTTCCGCCCTAGCGATGTGGTGGGCAAAAATATCAAATCTTCCCCGAAAGGGAAAATTCAAATGAGCCGTTGGCGCTTTTTTTCCATTGACTGGAAAGGTAGAGAGTAAAATTCCTTCATTCAATACCAATTCTGGGCTATTGCTGTTAAATACCGGGATTCTATCTAGCTGGCCTGTTAAAGGGCGCACTTGTTGAGGTTGTACCACTTCTTCTGCTGGTGGTGTGATTGGAGTTGATTGAGCAATGGTCAAACTTAGCAATAACGGCAACATATACTTAGATACTTTTTCTAAACAGACGCCCACAAATTTATCAAGATGCCAAATTGTTAAGAATTAAGACGAAATCGGGGAGGATTCCGCTTAAATTTTCTTGGTTCAATACAGGAACATGAACAAAGATGCAACTAACCGAGAGTTGAGATTGGCGTAAATAGTCCAACACCGAATAATAAAGCCCTTCGCAAACAAACTTACCACAGTCATAGCTAATCTGAATTTCTGTTGTTCCTGCTACTAACTGCTCTAAATCAACGGTTGTTTGCAAAATACTTTCCCCGCAATCTAGAGGCAAGGTGTCTGTAGATTCTACAGGTAAGATGTTTGTATTACGAGCAACTACTTCCACACTCAATTGCCTGCGGCTAGCAGCCATGCCACAACAGATGACGTAATCAGGTTGGAGTTCATTGATTTTGGCAATAACCTGAGAACTGGCGAGTTGCACATCTACGGGTAGCAGGCGTAAAAAAAATAAATCATCAGGGACTGAAGCCAGTTTGGCTAGTTCTAGTAATAAATCATCAGAAGAATTTGACTGTTGCTCCTCTAGCCAAGTGTCAAAAGAAGTTAATAGTATTGTTTTCGTCATAATTAATATTATTTACTATTAGAATAAGAAAAAGCCCTCCATAATAAATTTACAGGGAGTAGGTAAATGCCAGTTATTGCGGTCGTAGACTACGATATGGGGAACTTGCACTCAGTCTGCAAAGGCTTGGAGAAAGCTGGAGCAACTCCTAAAGTTACTTTTTCTCCCAAGGAATTGGCAGAGGCAGATGCAATAGTCTTGCCTGGAGTGGGATCATTTGATCCAGCCATGCAAAACTTGCGAGCACGTGGTTTGGAACAACCGATTAAAGAGGTGATCGCATCTGGTAAACCTTTCTTAGGCATTTGTTTGGGACTGCAAATTCTCTTTGAATCAAGTGCGGAAGGTACCCAACCAGGACTAGGAATTGTGCGCGGAAAAGTGAAACGGTTTCTGCCAGAACCAGAGATTGCCATTCCCCACATGGGTTGGAATCAACTGGAACTGACTCAGCCAAAAAGTACTTTGTGGGAGCATTTACCATCGGAACCTTGGGTTTATTTTGTTCATTCCTATTATGTTGAGCCAACTGAGCCACAAATCCGGGCTGCAACCGTCACCCACGGGAATCAGACTGTAACAGCAGCGATCGCACACAATAACTTGATGGCAGTTCAATTTCACCCCGAAAAATCCTCGAACATCGGATTGCAAATTCTGTCTAATTTTGTTGCTCAAGTCCGCGAAAAAGTCTTTGCTTAAGGTTATGTTGTCAGTTGTCGGTTGTCAGTTGTTAGTTGTTAACTCTTTTTCCATGACTAATGACTAACGACTAATAACCAATGACTAATAACCAATGACCAATGACCAATGACTTTAAGAATTTACGGGAATCGCCAGCTAAAAACTTTACCAGGCAAAGAAACTAGACCTACCAGTGGGCGGGTACGGGAAGCAGTCTTTAATATTTGGCAGGGAACTATTGCCGGGTGCCGATGGTTGGATCTGTGTGCGGGTACTGGTTCAATGGGCGCTGAGGCTTTATGTAGAGGTGCCAGCTTCGTTGTGGGAATTGAACAATCGAGCCAAGCCTGTGCCATTATTCAGCAAAACTGGCAGCAGGTGGCTGGTACTGAGCAAAAATTTCAGGTACTGCGAGGAGATGTCATCCAGCAGTTAAAAAGTTTATCAGGTAGGCAGTTTGACAGAATTTACCTTGATCCACCCTATGCCAGTGGTGTGTATCAGCCTGCCTTAGATGCGATCGCACACTATCAACTTTTAGCTGTTGGTGGTGAAATAGCAGTTGAACATAGTTCTCAAGGATGGACGCCACCAGAAATCCCCCCTTGGGAAATTTGCCGTCAGAAAGTTTATGGACATACAGCACTGACTTTCTACACAACTGTGGCTGACGGGGAAATTGAGTAATGCAAGAGGCAAGGGGCACTCATGCAAGAGGTAAGAGGCAAGAGACAGGGGGGAATTGAGATATTCCCCAACTCCCCGCTTAGGACTCAGGACTCAGCACTCAAGACTCAGCCGCCCAATTCGTTGGGGCGCTTGTATTGCTTATAGGCAGCGTAAAAAAGTCCGCTGAGGGTGACGACAATCAAACCAAGAACGATGCCTGATAGCAGGGGTTCAACCACTGGAGATCTCCTTTTTGCGATTACTCAATATTTGTTTCCTGTTTTTGATTTTACCAAATCTGGCGTGAATCCCTCGCTATATCTGGTTTTAGGATGGCGACCGCACAAAGAAAAATTATCTTTTGTGCTTGCAGATGCGATCGCTAACTTTTAAGCTATGTGTAGGAACTAAAATATTTCTTGCACACTTAGTCTGTAACAGCACACCTCTTGGATAACCAGATTATCAAACCTGAAATTCTGATTCAGCGGATCGCTTTATTGGCTCTGGCGATACTGCTAGCAGTCCCTTTGGGACTTTTTGGTGTTCAGATAGTTCGAGCCTCTGATCCATACATCAAGAGTGTTCTATCGCGGACAGGAGACCCAGTGCAAGGACACGCGATCTTTCAAATTAACTGTGCTGGGTGTCATGGCTTGGAAGCAACTGGGCTAGTAGGCCCAAGTTTGCAAGCCGTTTCTAAGCATAAGTCGTCTTATGGACTGATTCACCAAGTTATTAGCGGCGAAACCCCGCCTATGCCCAAATTCCAACCTAGCTCCCAAGAAATGGCAGACCTTTTGAGCTATTTGGAAAGTCTTTGATATGTGATTTTAAGTCAACCACCAGGCTTATAAGGTTGCCAACCAATAGCTAGTGCTTAACGGATGCTGTTAGCGACATCAGATGGTAAAGCCGGAACTATTGGTTTGTTGCCTATCCATCCTATCCATATCCAACTGCTTGGGTGTGCTTGAGGCATTTTAATCACTAGGGTAACAACAAAGGCATATACTGAGTAAAGGTTTTTTCTTATTAAGTAATATACCAAATACCTCAATTTGTTTTTTTTGTAAGTTCAGGAATTTTTGGAGCCTATACTAAGGAATAATGTTGTCTCAGAATTCATTCTGAGGCTAATAGGTGACGTACTCCACACACTCCCTTTCAGGTGAGTGTGGGCTTCTCAACGACTCCTAATCCGGACATTTATTGAGCTTTAAGAGGATGTTTGAAAAGTTTTTGGTGATGTATTAAGCACCAGCAGATCCCCCTAAATCCACGCCAGTCGCTCATGGGGAGCCACTGCGTTGGGCGGCTCCGCCGACTTGTTCGCGCAGCGTCTCCCCTTGGGAGAAGCATGTGGCGTGGAGACCCCCAAGACCGCGCTGGCTACCCTTCCGGGGGACTTTAAGAAGTTTTACCCCCTTAAAAAGGGGGGCAAGGGGGGATCTCGATCAATTTTGATACTTTTCAAACAACCTCTAAGACCGTGCATCCCACGGTTCTTGATATTGATAGCCGCATTTAGATCCCTGCACAAACTTGTATGACAAACCGGACAATTGTGCATTCTTTGGGATAGCGGCTTTATTACTTTATAGGCTTAAGCCGAATTTCCCTATTAGACTGGGAATGAATTAAGAGTCCGGTGATTTTAGACCTGATTGGCTGGGTATTTGTACCTGTTTCAAAATAGCTCTTGCTGAGTTAGATAAACCTCAGCTATAGCGAATAGGTAACCTGAAAAAGTGCTACTTTAAAGACAGCGTTGAACGCAGCAACATGACCTTACGACTATCTACTAAGACGGCAAAAAAGCCGCGTTCATTTAGCTTTTGCAATGTGTTATATGCTTCTTTTTGATTAGTTGTATAGACTGCCAGCAAGTAAGGGCGTTGTCCATAGGAAGCAAAACCCACATTACCTTCCACCACCTGTTGCACACTATTTGCCAGTTCTGGACGGTTGAAATAATCCACCAGCACTGCATAACCCTCTCCTAAGGCTTGGGGACGATAGCTAATTCTCTGCGATGGTGTTACAGATGGCACCATTGTCGGCGCTGTTGTTGCCACTGTCGCAGGCGTTGTTGCAGGCGTTGTTGGTCGAGTGGTAATAATTGCAGACAAACCAACAATATTGTTAACATACCTCGCCCAACGATTGGCATCATCACTCTTCTTAAACCCACCGATGCGCGTCACTGTCTCGTTGAGATATTTACAGTTTATCGACTTAAGTTCAGGTGGTAAGGCACTACGTAACTGCTTTTGATTGTCTGCTGTGGGGCTGACAACCAATAAAACATACTCCCCAGCAGTCGGAGGTTGACAAGCGGGAAGAGTTTGTTGGGCAAAGACAGAACTGATGCCACTGATCAAAGGGGTGATCGCTATTATTAAAGCACTTGGTAAAGTCGAAAATCTCTGCACAAACGTTAGATACATAAAATTGGATTTTTTTAAAGATACTATAAAAATATTTTTGGTTACCCCAAGAGAGAGATGAGCAATCAGGAGAAACTGCGGGAGACGAATTCTAGAATTCTCCCTTGTCTCCCTTTCATCTTCTCTTTGGGGCGATCGCTAAAAATATAAGAGTATATTACGACACGGTGGCTAGAGATGCCAAGGCATCAGGTATATTTTCTGAGGGAGCCTGAAATTCCCCTGTGATTACGTACTCTAGTCGCAGTTTTAGCCAGGTAATAAATTGGGAATTGGTGGAAATAATTGCCACTGATTGTTTGGGAGACTTGGCCTTAACCTCTGCTAACTGAGGTGCTTGCAAAAATGCTGGTTGCTTAACCAACCAAAAATCAATTTGCTTTTCTTGTTCGTGGTAATGCCGAGTACGTTCTTTTAGCACTTCCTCAATTGGTTCTTCATGGAGAAGAAATTGTTGACTAGCCAAAACGTAATAGTATGTTTGCATTTTCATCCTTTGGTGACTTAATCAATAATTTAAGGGTACAGTGCGGCATTCTGTACCCTGATCAACTAACTTTTCTGGAATCCCTTGAACTAAGAACTGAAGGGACAAGGACTTCCTTGGTTTTCACCGTTTACCTGTTTACCACCTGCTGTCAGCTTATCTAAAAACAGGGTGTTATCAAAGTAATGTTCCAAGGAAACAATCTTCAAGTCATCGGTAACGCGGGCAACAGTCATCCCAATAATTTCCACTGTTTCTCCAGTCGGTGCATGGTCTTTGTATGCACCCTGAAAATGTCCCCAGTGCCGCCACTTGAATGTTACATTAGGTGGGCCTGAATAAACTTCTAGTACTTCCCAAGGAAAACCTTGGGGAAATGTAGACTGAAAGATTTTTGATGATGATTCAAAGTCTTCTTCAGAAGCTTTGTAATGTTCTGAGTCAGCCATGAATAAATTGTAAGTACCTTGGGCTGATACGTCTGCTGCTGTATATTCTACTCCGCCGTTGGTACTAACACGAAACTGGTCGTTCACAACTGACAACCACTGCTGCGGGTTGGTTTTGAAGGATACCTCCATCTCGAAGGTTCTCACCAAGTTTTGGACGATCGCTTCTAGTGTACCTTCAAGGTGATTCTGTGTACTCTCTTGGGCGAGATTTTCTTTAGAGCGGGAGTAATCAGGTGGTGCCTGATAGCGCCACTGGGCATCAGTACTTTGTTGAATCACCTGATCCCGATCCTGTACCCAAAGCGGAAGGTTGTTAGACTGTGTTGAGGTCATAGAAGGAGTTTTAGATTTAAAGATGTAACTCTAAGAGTTTAGGATTTCGCAGCTAATACTCCCCTTCGATGAATTAAAAATTAAAAATTTTTCTTCATTTTTAATTTTTAATTGGAGCGAAGCAACATGGCTTGTTTCATCTCCCGGACTGCTCGTTCTATACCGACTAATGCTGCTCGACTGATGATGGTATGACCAATGTTCAGTTCTTCCATGCCTGGAAGTGCGGCTACAGGATAGACGTTCCAGTAAGTGAGTCCATGACCAGCATTTACGCGCAAGCCAGCTTTTAGGGCTTGTGTACAGCCTTGAGCTAATATCGCTAATTCTTGCTGGCGTGTTGTTTCATCTTTAGCTTCGGCATATTGCCCAGTGTGCAGTTCAATAAATTTCGCTTGCACCTTGACAGACGCTTCGATTTGTGATGGTTCGGCGTCGATGAATAGACTAACAGGAATGCTAGCGCTTTGCAATTTATCGACGATTTCACCTATTCTAGCAATTTGCCCGACGATATCTAAACCGCCTTCTGTGGTGACTTCTTGCCGTTTTTCGGGTACTAAAGTGACATAATCGGGTTTGATGTCGAGTGCGATCGCTAACATTTCATCTGTAGCTGCCATTTCTAGATTCAGATGCGATCGCACCGTTTCCCGTAAAATTCGCACATCTCTGTCTTGAATATGTCTTCTATCTTCCCGTAAATGTACGGTAATGCCATCTGCACCCCCCAATTCAGCCAGCACCGCCGCCGCTACAGGGTCGGGTTCCACCGTCCGCCGCGCTTGGCGGATGGTGGCGATATGGTCAATATTTACACCTAATGTAGGCACGCCTGGTTTCTCCAAATCCACAGTCCTTAGACCTTAATTTTACCGGAAATACGGGTTAGGAGGTGTGTGTGAATTCGATTTTAAGTTTTGGTCATATTATTAAATAGGACTAAAGCTGCGTGTCACAATAAACATAGATTGTCGGGTGCGTCAGACTCGATAAATCTGGCAAATAAACAGATTTTTGACATCTGACGCACCCTACAAAGCCGTGCCAGTTGCGTAAGTACTGTTAAAGAAAGAGAATAATAATTGCCAAACCAAATTTCTGAGGCGATATGCTTTTAGAACTGCAACAAATTATCGTCAAACCAGGTCAACAAATGTTACTCAAAGATATTAGTTGGCAGCAGTTAGAAAACATTCTAGAAGAAATGGGAGAAAAGCGTGCAGCGCGTATTTCTTATAGTCACGGCTGGTTAGAAATTATGGTTCCCCTACCCGAACACGAAAAAGATAAAGAATTTATTGGTGATTTAGTTAAAATTTTATTAGACAAACTTGAAATTGATTTTGAACCTTTAGGTTCCACAACCTTTAAAAATGAACAAATGCAGCAAGCCGTAGAACCAGATGCCTGTTTTTATATTCAAAACCAAGCCGCTGTAATTGGGAAAAATCGGATTGACTTAAATATAGACCCACCACCAGATTTAGCAATCGAAATTGATATTACCTCCCGTACTCAATTTGGTAACTATCAGCTTTTGGGAGTTCCTGAACTTTGGCGATATAAACAACAAAGTTTGGATATTTTCTTGTTACAACAGGGAAAATATGTAAAATCTTTATCTAGTCCTAATTTTCCGAATATCCCAATTATTGAATTAGTTAATGAGTATGTCCAGCAGTGTTTAACCATTGGAAGAAGTCAAGCTATCCGTAATTTGAGGAGTTGGTTTAAGGATAATTTATAGTTTAATGAGGGTCTTCCCTGCTGCCGTGTTTGCAGAATGATGGCGATATGGTCAATCCCTACTTTTGGAATAAAGCAGCTTAAAACCTTAAATTCTAATTATCAAAATGCACCAACAAATAAAATTTATCAGGTAATTTATAATGATAATATATCTAATCTAATAGCCACTGAAAAATTAGTTTACTCATCCTTAATAGCTGAGACTGAATTTACTCAGGGAGAGATATATTCTATGGATTCTAGGGAATTCCATTCAACTATAGTGGAAAATAATACGTTTGCTGCAACTATAGTTTTATCTAGAAAAATGGATACTATACTTCCTGAAGTTATAGGTGACTTACAGGGAAGGGATATATATTCTTATAAGAGGATAGGCTGTAATGTAAACCAACTTAAAAATATCATAGACAAACTTTCGTTACAAATATGCTAATTAATAACCATTACTAACTCGAACCACTGGTATGAGTCGGCAACACAAGACAACACCACAGATAACAATCCCGCACTTAGCAAATATGTTAAACACTTTTAGGAAGCGATCGCCAGATTATGATAGAAATTTAGGGCTTGATGAAAAAGGCGATTATCGCTCATGACTACCGAAAACAATCTAGCCATTGTGGACTGGGAACCCCCCATGCCACCTACAGATTTAATTTTTGATGATGGTGAACCCTTGGAATCAAATCGTCACCGCATAGCGATGAATGTCTTGATTCGGTCATTGCAACAAGCTTGGACTGACCGCAATGATTATTTCACTGGGGGCAATATGTTTATTTATTACAGCAGCACCCAGATTCGTAACCGTGATTTTCGAGGGCCAGATTTTTTTGCTGTTCTCAATGTTGATGCTGATACCTCTAGACAAGGCTGGGTAGTATGGGAAGAAAATGGTCGCTATCCTGATGTCATTGTGGAATTAATGTCACCCTCTACGGCAACAATAGACAAGGGTATTAAGAAAAATCTTTATGAACAAACTTTCCGCACTTCAGATTATTTTGTCTATGACCCTTTTGACCCTAATTCTTTGCAAGGATGGCATTTAGATGATAATCAGCAGTATCAACCGTTGACAACAAATGAACGCGGGTGGCTATGGTGTAAGCGTTTATCTTTCTGGTTAGGGACTTGGGAAGGAACCATAGATAGGGAAACAGCGGTATGGTTGCGGTTTTATGATGTGGCTGGAAATCTGGTTTTGTTACCAGAGGAAGCAGCGAAGGTAGAAGCAGAAGCCGCACAAGCACAAGCTGAGGTTGCACAAGCACAAGCGGCTCGTTTAGCGGCTAGATTAAGGGAGTTGGGGGAAAATCCAGATATCGTCTAAATAGATATCTGGTAGAAAAGAATGTAGAGACGTTCTACGGAACGTCTCTAAAAAAGTTCTGGATAAATGTTTCTACCGCATAACTAACTGGAAGCGCTGGTGTAAAACCGCAACGCAAACCGCCAAAACCAAGTGGAAACTAAAAACAGAGCTACAGCTAACAATCCTGCACCTAGTAACCAGGTAATTTGAACTCTACCCAGCA includes the following:
- a CDS encoding pyroglutamyl-peptidase I, producing the protein MTKTILLTSFDTWLEEQQSNSSDDLLLELAKLASVPDDLFFLRLLPVDVQLASSQVIAKINELQPDYVICCGMAASRRQLSVEVVARNTNILPVESTDTLPLDCGESILQTTVDLEQLVAGTTEIQISYDCGKFVCEGLYYSVLDYLRQSQLSVSCIFVHVPVLNQENLSGILPDFVLILNNLAS
- a CDS encoding ester cyclase — translated: MTSTQSNNLPLWVQDRDQVIQQSTDAQWRYQAPPDYSRSKENLAQESTQNHLEGTLEAIVQNLVRTFEMEVSFKTNPQQWLSVVNDQFRVSTNGGVEYTAADVSAQGTYNLFMADSEHYKASEEDFESSSKIFQSTFPQGFPWEVLEVYSGPPNVTFKWRHWGHFQGAYKDHAPTGETVEIIGMTVARVTDDLKIVSLEHYFDNTLFLDKLTAGGKQVNGENQGSPCPFSS
- the rsmD gene encoding 16S rRNA (guanine(966)-N(2))-methyltransferase RsmD, translating into MTLRIYGNRQLKTLPGKETRPTSGRVREAVFNIWQGTIAGCRWLDLCAGTGSMGAEALCRGASFVVGIEQSSQACAIIQQNWQQVAGTEQKFQVLRGDVIQQLKSLSGRQFDRIYLDPPYASGVYQPALDAIAHYQLLAVGGEIAVEHSSQGWTPPEIPPWEICRQKVYGHTALTFYTTVADGEIE
- the petG gene encoding cytochrome b6-f complex subunit V, yielding MVEPLLSGIVLGLIVVTLSGLFYAAYKQYKRPNELGG
- the hisH gene encoding imidazole glycerol phosphate synthase subunit HisH, which gives rise to MPVIAVVDYDMGNLHSVCKGLEKAGATPKVTFSPKELAEADAIVLPGVGSFDPAMQNLRARGLEQPIKEVIASGKPFLGICLGLQILFESSAEGTQPGLGIVRGKVKRFLPEPEIAIPHMGWNQLELTQPKSTLWEHLPSEPWVYFVHSYYVEPTEPQIRAATVTHGNQTVTAAIAHNNLMAVQFHPEKSSNIGLQILSNFVAQVREKVFA
- a CDS encoding c-type cytochrome, giving the protein MDNQIIKPEILIQRIALLALAILLAVPLGLFGVQIVRASDPYIKSVLSRTGDPVQGHAIFQINCAGCHGLEATGLVGPSLQAVSKHKSSYGLIHQVISGETPPMPKFQPSSQEMADLLSYLESL
- a CDS encoding MgPME-cyclase complex family protein; protein product: MQTYYYVLASQQFLLHEEPIEEVLKERTRHYHEQEKQIDFWLVKQPAFLQAPQLAEVKAKSPKQSVAIISTNSQFITWLKLRLEYVITGEFQAPSENIPDALASLATVS
- a CDS encoding Uma2 family endonuclease; protein product: MLLELQQIIVKPGQQMLLKDISWQQLENILEEMGEKRAARISYSHGWLEIMVPLPEHEKDKEFIGDLVKILLDKLEIDFEPLGSTTFKNEQMQQAVEPDACFYIQNQAAVIGKNRIDLNIDPPPDLAIEIDITSRTQFGNYQLLGVPELWRYKQQSLDIFLLQQGKYVKSLSSPNFPNIPIIELVNEYVQQCLTIGRSQAIRNLRSWFKDNL
- a CDS encoding Uma2 family endonuclease, with the protein product MTTENNLAIVDWEPPMPPTDLIFDDGEPLESNRHRIAMNVLIRSLQQAWTDRNDYFTGGNMFIYYSSTQIRNRDFRGPDFFAVLNVDADTSRQGWVVWEENGRYPDVIVELMSPSTATIDKGIKKNLYEQTFRTSDYFVYDPFDPNSLQGWHLDDNQQYQPLTTNERGWLWCKRLSFWLGTWEGTIDRETAVWLRFYDVAGNLVLLPEEAAKVEAEAAQAQAEVAQAQAARLAARLRELGENPDIV
- a CDS encoding DUF3370 domain-containing protein, with the translated sequence MLPLLLSLTIAQSTPITPPAEEVVQPQQVRPLTGQLDRIPVFNSNSPELVLNEGILLSTFPVNGKKAPTAHLNFPFRGRFDIFAHHIARAEPADNLRSLYLGIILHNPSSETVTVNILQAASYLSQPDAPFIQLPSFSPNALGTIFAGPGDRAMSDILRGKRQEIFPSQIVIPPGQSQMLMNLPIPVLGLTPPLNGRSTLMRLRSNGTIYAASLAMFARANADGSERAPNLEEWQNLLNNGDLSTPRDKVPTPLEETGKPRIYGRVAGVAGGSQWRAFLVDSPKAKSLTIPQPGQAYSYALSTLHGGTLGTGQIQSASMLVRYPDTAYRAHGNYGIQYSLKLPLYNNTQNPQTVSISVQTPLKEDQLTKSGLRFFTTPARQVFFRGSVRVRYKDEQGQVQTKFVHLVQKRGQPGEPLVLLKMKAGDRSLVDVDFLYPPDASPPQVLTVSTQPPQ
- a CDS encoding pyridoxine 5'-phosphate synthase, producing MPTLGVNIDHIATIRQARRTVEPDPVAAAVLAELGGADGITVHLREDRRHIQDRDVRILRETVRSHLNLEMAATDEMLAIALDIKPDYVTLVPEKRQEVTTEGGLDIVGQIARIGEIVDKLQSASIPVSLFIDAEPSQIEASVKVQAKFIELHTGQYAEAKDETTRQQELAILAQGCTQALKAGLRVNAGHGLTYWNVYPVAALPGMEELNIGHTIISRAALVGIERAVREMKQAMLLRSN